The Apostichopus japonicus isolate 1M-3 chromosome 20, ASM3797524v1, whole genome shotgun sequence genome contains a region encoding:
- the LOC139960879 gene encoding uncharacterized protein isoform X1, producing MALYTNLKSVFTVLWSINFIVVLGQSEPETEPPPVQIVRTVYCARDYECSSSCGSLTSVKCSCHPACELFQDCCYNTIEKSNRCSKDNDTEIFLSEVLPGMRDYFQCATDVISQQKYWMVSKCPDTWTGLNECDVTGDDTDITVGRLEDNLSGIPVLSRKGLTYKNFYCALCHGEDLSDLSPWSFEAQDCEDSDIFKTALNLTVKDQISLLREQCQSLSFRPPSDHPFYVLSVIPCFEITDDVIDTCDDNTTSEDIRHKCSTIAAPIWIGGYFKNTFCVECYYSSRKYIDYEVLEYCTAAFDRREEIPPVFVAPCLIHIETGEMICPTPEPPPPPLVPISITFNFGGNSGGISISKNNEKIQEISVTCNVGQVFDPLEAKCKLLTCPSGYVLRSSRCVQLPNITINSSEECNHYSIHMKADNVNFINNSCLENMETTFNCLPADLVLLLQANMEHYNTSCRMTSQVQVVLEVVTTSLEIIGSLLAKAGSTSTQNSDACKSLNIVEVLAYCPSKAEDPTLFCDSEWYSEPQWRTFGNITAGILFQNSSETTDVSQIKIRHLFQFSSTHGNISSEDILVQRCVFNSSEVSLCPLISLDSNVFLPLENESSVLVYAANISIQFTPDMYSIQQNGDIQVCNFLEASGTVVTYRFLPQYSQTQSILSTVGISLSVIALLLTLISYSVFPTLRTRLANIIIMTLCGCLVVAQLLLIFAGISTLHGTLCSVISGLGHFFWLTAFSSSSILGFLMNQTFSLRNQTLRGVKPSKKSIFLFILLCFVLPSIISGTLLILYSVDEDGIYGIVYGSNSGCWIGGPKINLYAFGIPVAVSVVINMIFFITITVSICIQKRSSRRIRKTKEESHLRELVIYSKIFIILGLTWVIGFAAALFDKPWLWYLFIIFTSLQGLFIFLAFTVKSEIWGMWRKRLGMSSDSYISSSQGVYYQPGKGKKTSGLTATSTV from the exons ATGGCTTTATATACAAATCTGAAAAGTGTCTTCACAGTGCTTTGGAGTATTAACTTTATCGTGGTACTAGGACAGTCGGAACCAGAAACGGAACCACCTCCAGTAC AAATTGTACGGACTGTGTACTGCGCTAGAGATTATGAATGTAGTTCTTCATGTGGTTCTCTGACATCGGTCAAATGTTCTTGTCACCCAGCTTGTGAATTATTCCAAGATTGTTGTTACAATACTATCGAAAAAAGTAATCGCTGTTCCAAAGATAACGACACCGAAATATTTTTGTCTGAAGTTCTTCCCGGTATGAGAGATTACTTTCAGTGTGCTACGGATGTTATATCACAGCAAAAATACTGGATGGTGTCTAAATGTCCAGATACATGGACGGGGCTCAACGAATGTGACGTCACAGGCGACGACACAGATATCACCGTGGGTAGATTGGAagataatttatctggtattcCAGTTTTATCAAGGAAAGGACTAACTTACAAAAATTTTTACTGTGCTCTCTGTCATGGAGAGGATTTATCCGACCTTTCACCTTGGTCATTCGAGGCTCAAGATTGTGAAGACAGTGATATTTTTAAAACAGCTTTGAACCTGACCGTTAAAGATCAAATCTCTCTACTGAGAGAACAATGTCAAAGCTTGTCGTTCCGTCCACCTTCAGATCATCCATTTTACGTGTTATCTGTAATAccttgttttgaaattaccgATGACGTAATCGATACATGTGACGACAACACAACTAGCGAGGATATCAGACACAAATGTTCGACCATAGCAGCTCCCATTTGGATTGGAGGGTACTTCAAAAATACCTTCTGTGTTGAATGTTACTATTCTTCTCGTAAATATATCGACTACGAGGTTTTAGAGTATTGTACAGCTGCATTTGACCGCAGAGAAGAAATTCCGCCCGTTTTCGTGGCGCCGTGTCTCATACACATTGAAACCGGTGAAATGATATGTCCAACACCTGaacctcccccaccacccctcgTACCAATTTCTATAACCTTTAATTTTGGTGGTAATTCTGGTGGTATATCAATTtcaaaaaacaatgaaaagatCCAAGAAATATCTGTGACTTGTAACGTTGGACAGGTTTTTGATCCACTCGAGGCTAAGTGCAAACTATTAACATGTCCTAGTGGTTATGTCTTGAGAAGTTCACGATGCGTACAACTGCCAAATATTACTATAAATTCGTCAGAAGAATGTAATCACTATTCTATACATATGAAAGCTGACAACGTGAACTTTATCAACAATTCTTGTTTGGAGAACATGGAAACAACTTTTAATTGCCTACCAGCGGATTTGGTATTACTTTTACAAGCAAACATGGAACATTACAATACATCGTGCAGAATGACGAGCCAAGTACAGGTTGTTTTAGAAGTTGTCACGACTTCTTTAGAAATAATTGGAAGTCTCTTGGCAAAAGCTGGCAGTACATCTACGCAAAATTCAGATGCATGCAAAAGTTTGAACATTGTGGAGGTTTTGGCGTACTGTCCATCCAAAGCGGAGGACCCGACCCTATTTTGTGATTCGGAATGGTACAGTGAACCCCAGTGGAGAACATTTGGTAATATTACTGCTGGAAttcttttccaaaattcatcgGAAACTACTGACGTATCTCAAATAAAGATTCgacatttatttcaattttcatctACACATGGTAACATCTCATCAGAGGACATTTTAGTACAAAGATGCGTATTTAACTCTAGTGAAGTATCATTATGCCCGCTAATTTCACTCGATTCAAACGTCTTTCTCCCTTTGGAAAACGAGTCCAGTGTTTTAGTATATGCGGCAAATATATCGATTCAATTCACTCCAGATATGTATTCAATACAACAAAATGGTGACATACAGGTGTGTAACTTTTTGGAAGCCTCTGGCACCGTTGTGACTTATAGGTTTTTGCCTCAATATTCCCAAACACAAAGTATCCTGAGCACGGTTGGTATTTCTCTTTCGGTGATTGCACTGCTTTTAACATTGATCAGCTACTCCGTATTTCCTACATTAAGAACCAGACTAGCAAACATTATAATCATGACCCTTTGTGGTTGCCTTGTAGTGGCTCAGTTACTACTTATCTTCGCGGGTATTTCTACTCTTCATGGTACCTTATGTTCAGTAATATCTGGTCTTGGACATTTCTTTTGGCTGACTGCCTTCTCGTCTAGCTCAATATTAGGTTTTCTTATGAATCAGACTTTCAGTCtcagaaaccaaacattaaGAGGTGTAAAACCTTCCAAAAaatctatatttcttttcatactactgtgttttgttttgccaaGTATCATCAGTGGGACATTACTgattctttactctgtggatgAAGATGGCATTTACGGAATAGTGTATGGTTCTAACTCAGGATGCTGGATTGGTGGACCAAAGATTAACTTGTATGCCTTTGGTATTCCGGTTGCAGTGAGTGTTGTCATAAATATGATATTCTTCATAACCATAACCGTCTCCATTTGTATTCAAAAGAGAAGTAGTCGGAGAATCAGAAAGACCAAGGAGGAAAGCCACTTACGTGAATTGGTGATTTATTCAAAG ATTTTCATAATCCTGGGGTTAACCTGGGTCATTGGCTTTGCTGCTGCGTTGTTTGACAAACCATGGCTATGGTATCTCTTTATCATATTCACGTCATTGCAAGgacttttcatttttcttgccTTCACTGTCAAATCCGAAATTTGGGGGATGTGGAGGAAGCGGCTGGGCATGTCTTCTGACTCGTACATTTCATCTTCACAAGGTGTGTATTATCAACctggaaaaggaaaaaagacatCTGGATTAACGGCCACATCAACAGTGTAG
- the LOC139960879 gene encoding uncharacterized protein isoform X3, producing MRDYFQCATDVISQQKYWMVSKCPDTWTGLNECDVTGDDTDITVGRLEDNLSGIPVLSRKGLTYKNFYCALCHGEDLSDLSPWSFEAQDCEDSDIFKTALNLTVKDQISLLREQCQSLSFRPPSDHPFYVLSVIPCFEITDDVIDTCDDNTTSEDIRHKCSTIAAPIWIGGYFKNTFCVECYYSSRKYIDYEVLEYCTAAFDRREEIPPVFVAPCLIHIETGEMICPTPEPPPPPLVPISITFNFGGNSGGISISKNNEKIQEISVTCNVGQVFDPLEAKCKLLTCPSGYVLRSSRCVQLPNITINSSEECNHYSIHMKADNVNFINNSCLENMETTFNCLPADLVLLLQANMEHYNTSCRMTSQVQVVLEVVTTSLEIIGSLLAKAGSTSTQNSDACKSLNIVEVLAYCPSKAEDPTLFCDSEWYSEPQWRTFGNITAGILFQNSSETTDVSQIKIRHLFQFSSTHGNISSEDILVQRCVFNSSEVSLCPLISLDSNVFLPLENESSVLVYAANISIQFTPDMYSIQQNGDIQVCNFLEASGTVVTYRFLPQYSQTQSILSTVGISLSVIALLLTLISYSVFPTLRTRLANIIIMTLCGCLVVAQLLLIFAGISTLHGTLCSVISGLGHFFWLTAFSSSSILGFLMNQTFSLRNQTLRGVKPSKKSIFLFILLCFVLPSIISGTLLILYSVDEDGIYGIVYGSNSGCWIGGPKINLYAFGIPVAVSVVINMIFFITITVSICIQKRSSRRIRKTKEESHLRELVIYSKIFIILGLTWVIGFAAALFDKPWLWYLFIIFTSLQGLFIFLAFTVKSEIWGMWRKRLGMSSDSYISSSQGVYYQPGKGKKTSGLTATSTV from the exons ATGAGAGATTACTTTCAGTGTGCTACGGATGTTATATCACAGCAAAAATACTGGATGGTGTCTAAATGTCCAGATACATGGACGGGGCTCAACGAATGTGACGTCACAGGCGACGACACAGATATCACCGTGGGTAGATTGGAagataatttatctggtattcCAGTTTTATCAAGGAAAGGACTAACTTACAAAAATTTTTACTGTGCTCTCTGTCATGGAGAGGATTTATCCGACCTTTCACCTTGGTCATTCGAGGCTCAAGATTGTGAAGACAGTGATATTTTTAAAACAGCTTTGAACCTGACCGTTAAAGATCAAATCTCTCTACTGAGAGAACAATGTCAAAGCTTGTCGTTCCGTCCACCTTCAGATCATCCATTTTACGTGTTATCTGTAATAccttgttttgaaattaccgATGACGTAATCGATACATGTGACGACAACACAACTAGCGAGGATATCAGACACAAATGTTCGACCATAGCAGCTCCCATTTGGATTGGAGGGTACTTCAAAAATACCTTCTGTGTTGAATGTTACTATTCTTCTCGTAAATATATCGACTACGAGGTTTTAGAGTATTGTACAGCTGCATTTGACCGCAGAGAAGAAATTCCGCCCGTTTTCGTGGCGCCGTGTCTCATACACATTGAAACCGGTGAAATGATATGTCCAACACCTGaacctcccccaccacccctcgTACCAATTTCTATAACCTTTAATTTTGGTGGTAATTCTGGTGGTATATCAATTtcaaaaaacaatgaaaagatCCAAGAAATATCTGTGACTTGTAACGTTGGACAGGTTTTTGATCCACTCGAGGCTAAGTGCAAACTATTAACATGTCCTAGTGGTTATGTCTTGAGAAGTTCACGATGCGTACAACTGCCAAATATTACTATAAATTCGTCAGAAGAATGTAATCACTATTCTATACATATGAAAGCTGACAACGTGAACTTTATCAACAATTCTTGTTTGGAGAACATGGAAACAACTTTTAATTGCCTACCAGCGGATTTGGTATTACTTTTACAAGCAAACATGGAACATTACAATACATCGTGCAGAATGACGAGCCAAGTACAGGTTGTTTTAGAAGTTGTCACGACTTCTTTAGAAATAATTGGAAGTCTCTTGGCAAAAGCTGGCAGTACATCTACGCAAAATTCAGATGCATGCAAAAGTTTGAACATTGTGGAGGTTTTGGCGTACTGTCCATCCAAAGCGGAGGACCCGACCCTATTTTGTGATTCGGAATGGTACAGTGAACCCCAGTGGAGAACATTTGGTAATATTACTGCTGGAAttcttttccaaaattcatcgGAAACTACTGACGTATCTCAAATAAAGATTCgacatttatttcaattttcatctACACATGGTAACATCTCATCAGAGGACATTTTAGTACAAAGATGCGTATTTAACTCTAGTGAAGTATCATTATGCCCGCTAATTTCACTCGATTCAAACGTCTTTCTCCCTTTGGAAAACGAGTCCAGTGTTTTAGTATATGCGGCAAATATATCGATTCAATTCACTCCAGATATGTATTCAATACAACAAAATGGTGACATACAGGTGTGTAACTTTTTGGAAGCCTCTGGCACCGTTGTGACTTATAGGTTTTTGCCTCAATATTCCCAAACACAAAGTATCCTGAGCACGGTTGGTATTTCTCTTTCGGTGATTGCACTGCTTTTAACATTGATCAGCTACTCCGTATTTCCTACATTAAGAACCAGACTAGCAAACATTATAATCATGACCCTTTGTGGTTGCCTTGTAGTGGCTCAGTTACTACTTATCTTCGCGGGTATTTCTACTCTTCATGGTACCTTATGTTCAGTAATATCTGGTCTTGGACATTTCTTTTGGCTGACTGCCTTCTCGTCTAGCTCAATATTAGGTTTTCTTATGAATCAGACTTTCAGTCtcagaaaccaaacattaaGAGGTGTAAAACCTTCCAAAAaatctatatttcttttcatactactgtgttttgttttgccaaGTATCATCAGTGGGACATTACTgattctttactctgtggatgAAGATGGCATTTACGGAATAGTGTATGGTTCTAACTCAGGATGCTGGATTGGTGGACCAAAGATTAACTTGTATGCCTTTGGTATTCCGGTTGCAGTGAGTGTTGTCATAAATATGATATTCTTCATAACCATAACCGTCTCCATTTGTATTCAAAAGAGAAGTAGTCGGAGAATCAGAAAGACCAAGGAGGAAAGCCACTTACGTGAATTGGTGATTTATTCAAAG ATTTTCATAATCCTGGGGTTAACCTGGGTCATTGGCTTTGCTGCTGCGTTGTTTGACAAACCATGGCTATGGTATCTCTTTATCATATTCACGTCATTGCAAGgacttttcatttttcttgccTTCACTGTCAAATCCGAAATTTGGGGGATGTGGAGGAAGCGGCTGGGCATGTCTTCTGACTCGTACATTTCATCTTCACAAGGTGTGTATTATCAACctggaaaaggaaaaaagacatCTGGATTAACGGCCACATCAACAGTGTAG
- the LOC139960883 gene encoding uncharacterized protein, with product MALYTNLKSVLTVLWSIHVIVVLGQSEPETEPPPEQFVRTGYCARDYKCSSSCGVLTLVKCSCHPACELFQDCCYNTIEESNRCSKDKDTEIFLSEVLPEMRDYFQSATDVISQQKYWMVSKCPDTWTGRNECDVTGDDTDITVGRLEDNSGIPVLSRKGLTDRNIYCAVCHGEDLSDLSSWSFEGQDCEDSDILETATNLTVKDQIFLLREHCQSLSFLPPSDHPFYVLSLIPCFEITDDVIDTCDDNTTSEDIRHKCSTIAAPISIGGYFKNTFCVECYYSSRKYIDYEVLEECRAADDVRDEIIPPIFPVPCLICPTPEPPPTPLVPISITFNFGGNSGGISITKNNERIQEISVTCNVGQVFDPLEAKCKLLTCPSGYVLRSSLCVQLPNITTNSSEECNHYSIHMKADNVNFINHSCLENMETTFNCLPADLVLLLQANMEHYNTSCIMTSQEQVVLEVVTTSLEIIGSLLAKAGSTSLQNSDPCKSLNIVEFLAYCPSKVEDPTLYCDSEWYSEPQWSTSGNITAGILFQNSSETTDVSQIKIRHLFQFSSTHGNISSEDILVQRCVFNSSEVSSCPMITLDSNVFLPLENESSVLVYAANISIQFTPDMYTIQQNGDIQVCNFLEASGTVVTYRFLPQYSQTQSILSTVGISLSVIALLLTLISYSVFPTLRTRLANIIIMNLCGCLVVAQLLLIFAGISTLHGILCSVISGLGHFFWLTAFSSSSILGFLMNKTFSLRNQTLRGVKPSKKSICLFILLCFVLPSIISGTLLILYSVDEDGIYGIVYGSKSGCWIGGPKINLYAFGIPVAVSVVINMIFFIHITVSICIQKRSSRRIRKTKEESHLRELVIYSKIFIILGLTWVTGFVAALFDEPWLWYLFIIFTSLQGLFIFLAFTVKSEIWGMWRKRLGMSSDSYRSSSQGVYYQPGKGRQTSGLTATSTV from the exons AATTTGTACGGACTGGGTACTGCGCTAGAGATTATAAATGTAGTTCTTCATGTGGTGTTCTGACATTGGTCAAATGTTCTTGTCACCCAGCTTGTGAATTATTCCAAGATTGTTGTTACAATACTATCGAAGAAAGTAATCGCTGTTCCAAAGACAAAGACACCGAAATATTTTTGTCTGAAGTTCTTCCCGAGATGAGAGATTACTTTCAGAGTGCTACGGATGTTATATCACAGCAGAAATACTGGATGGTGTCGAAATGTCCAGATACATGGACGGGGCGTAACGAATGTGACGTCACAGGCGACGACACAGATATCACCGTGGGTAGATTGGAAGATAATTCTGGTATTCCAGTTTTATCAAGGAAAGGACTAACCGACAGAAATATTTACTGTGCTGTCTGTCATGGAGAGGATTTATCCGACCTTTCATCTTGGTCATTCGAGGGTCAAGATTGTGAAGACAGTGATATTTTGGAAACAGCTACGAACCTGACCGTTAAAGATCAAATCTTTCTACTGAGAGAACACTGTCAAAGCTTGTCCTTCCTTCCACCTTCAGATCATCCATTTTACGTGTTATCTTTAATAccttgttttgaaattaccgATGACGTAATCGATACATGTGACGACAACACAACTAGCGAGGATATCAGACACAAATGTTCGACCATAGCAGCTCCCATTTCGATTGGAGGGTACTTCAAAAATACCTTCTGTGTTGAATGTTACTATTCTTCTCGTAAATATATCGACTACGAAGTTTTAGAGGAGTGTAGAGCTGCTGATGATGTCCGCGATGAAATAATTCCTCCCATTTTCCCGGTGCCGTGTCTCATATGTCCAACACCTGAACCTCCCCCAACACCCCTCGTACCAATTTctataacatttaattttggTGGTAATTCTGGTGGTATATCCATCACAAAAAACAACGAAAGGATCCAAGAAATATCTGTGACTTGTAACGTTGGACAGGTTTTTGATCCACTCGAGGCTAAGTGCAAACTATTAACATGTCCTAGTGGTTACGTCCTGAGAAGTTCACTATGCGTACAACTGCCAAATATTACTACAAATTCGTCAGAAGAATGTAATCACTATTCTATACATATGAAAGCTGACAACGTGAACTTTATCAACCATTCTTGTTTGGAGAACATGGAAACAACTTTTAATTGCCTACCAGCGGATTTGGTATTACTTTTACAAGCAAACATGGAACATTACAATACATCGTGCATAATGACGAGCCAAGAACAGGTTGTTTTAGAAGTTGTCACGACTTCTTTAGAAATAATTGGAAGTCTCTTGGCAAAAGCTGGCAGTACATCTTTGCAAAATTCAGATCCATGCAAGAGTTTGAACATTGTGGAGTTTTTGGCGTACTGTCCATCCAAAGTGGAGGACCCGACCCTATATTGTGATTCGGAGTGGTACAGTGAACCCCAGTGGAGTACATCTGGTAATATTACTGCTGGAAttcttttccaaaattcatcgGAAACTACTGACGTATCTCAAATAAAGATTCgacatttatttcaattttcatcaACACATGGTAACATCTCATCAGAGGACATTTTAGTACAAAGATGCGTATTTAACTCTAGTGAAGTATCATCATGCCCGATGATTACACTCGATTCAAACGTCTTTCTCCCTTTGGAAAACGAGTCCAGTGTTTTAGTATATGCGGCGAATATATCGATTCAATTTACTCCAGATATGTATACAATACAACAAAATGGTGACATACAGGTGTGTAACTTTTTGGAAGCCTCTGGCACCGTTGTGACTTATAGGTTTTTGCCTCAATATTCCCAAACACAAAGTATCCTGAGCACAGTTGGTATTTCTCTTTCGGTGATTGCACTGCTTTTAACATTGATCAGCTACTCCGTATTTCCTACATTAAGAACCAGACTAGCAAACATTATAATCATGAACCTTTGTGGTTGCCTTGTAGTGGCTCAGTTACTACTTATCTTCGCGGGTATTTCTACTCTTCATGGTATCTTATGTTCAGTAATATCCGGTCTTGGACATTTCTTTTGGCTGACTGCCTTCTCGTCTAGCTCAATATTAGGTTTTCTTATGAATAAGACTTTCAGTCtcagaaaccaaacattaaGAGGTGTAAAACCTTCCAAAAAATCTATATGTCTTTTCATACTactgtgttttgttttgccaaGTATCATCAGTGGGACATTACTgattctttactctgtggatgAAGATGGCATTTACGGAATAGTGTATGGTTCTAAGTCAGGATGCTGGATTGGTGGACCAAAGATTAACTTGTATGCCTTTGGTATTCCGGTGGCAGTGAGTGTTGTCATAAATATGATATTCTTCATACACATAACCGTCTCCATTTGTATTCAAAAGAGAAGTAGTCGGAGAATCAGAAAGACCAAGGAGGAAAGCCACTTACGTGAATTGGTGATTTATTCAAAG ATATTCATAATCCTAGGGTTAACCTGGGTCACTGGCTTTGTTGCTGCGTTGTTTGATGAACCTTGGCTATGGTATCTCTTTATCATATTCACGTCATTGCAAGgacttttcatttttcttgccTTCACTGTCAAATCCGAAATTTGGGGGATGTGGAGGAAGCGGCTGGGCATGTCTTCTGACTCGTACCGTTCATCTTCACAAGGTGTGTATTATCAACCTGGAAAAGGAAGACAGACATCTGGATTAACGGCCACATCAACAGTGTAG
- the LOC139960879 gene encoding uncharacterized protein isoform X2: MALYTNLKSVFTVLWSINFIVVLGQSEPETEPPPVQIVRTVYCARDYECSSSCGSLTSVKCSCHPACELFQDCCYNTIEKSNRCSKDNDTEIFLSEVLPGMRDYFQCATDVISQQKYWMVSKCPDTWTGLNECDVTGDDTDITVGRLEDNLSGIPVLSRKGLTYKNFYCALCHGEDLSDLSPWSFEAQDCEDSDIFKTALNLTVKDQISLLREQCQSLSFRPPSDHPFYVLSVIPCFEITDDVIDTCDDNTTSEDIRHKCSTIAAPIWIGGYFKNTFCVECYYSSRKYIDYEVLEYCTAAFDRREEIPPVFVAPCLIHIETGEMICPTPEPPPPPLVPISITFNFGGNSGGISISKNNEKIQEISVTCNVGQVFDPLEAKCKLLTCPSGYVLRSSRCVQLPNITINSSEECNHYSIHMKADNVNFINNSCLENMETTFNCLPADLVLLLQANMEHYNTSCRMTSQVQVVLEVVTTSLEIIGSLLAKAGSTSTQNSDACKSLNIVEVLAYCPSKAEDPTLFCDSEWYSEPQWRTFGNITAGILFQNSSETTDVSQIKIRHLFQFSSTHGNISSEDILVQRCVFNSSEVSLCPLISLDSNVFLPLENESSVLVYAANISIQFTPDMYSIQQNGDIQVCNFLEASGTVVTYRFLPQYSQTQSILSTVGISLSVIALLLTLISYSVFPTLRTRLANIIIMTLCGCLVVAQLLLIFAGISTLHGTLCSVISGLGHFFWLTAFSSSSILGFLMNQTFSLRNQTLRGVKPSKKSIFLFILLCFVLPSIISGTLLILYSVDEDGIYGIVYGSNSGCWIGGPKINLYAFGIPVAVSVVINMIFFITITVSICIQKRSSRRIRKTKEESHLRELVIYSKIFIILGLTWVTGFVAALFDEPWLWYLFIIFTSLQGLFIFLAFTLKSEIWGMWRKRLGMSSDSYISSSQGVYYQPGKGRQTSGLTATSTV; the protein is encoded by the exons ATGGCTTTATATACAAATCTGAAAAGTGTCTTCACAGTGCTTTGGAGTATTAACTTTATCGTGGTACTAGGACAGTCGGAACCAGAAACGGAACCACCTCCAGTAC AAATTGTACGGACTGTGTACTGCGCTAGAGATTATGAATGTAGTTCTTCATGTGGTTCTCTGACATCGGTCAAATGTTCTTGTCACCCAGCTTGTGAATTATTCCAAGATTGTTGTTACAATACTATCGAAAAAAGTAATCGCTGTTCCAAAGATAACGACACCGAAATATTTTTGTCTGAAGTTCTTCCCGGTATGAGAGATTACTTTCAGTGTGCTACGGATGTTATATCACAGCAAAAATACTGGATGGTGTCTAAATGTCCAGATACATGGACGGGGCTCAACGAATGTGACGTCACAGGCGACGACACAGATATCACCGTGGGTAGATTGGAagataatttatctggtattcCAGTTTTATCAAGGAAAGGACTAACTTACAAAAATTTTTACTGTGCTCTCTGTCATGGAGAGGATTTATCCGACCTTTCACCTTGGTCATTCGAGGCTCAAGATTGTGAAGACAGTGATATTTTTAAAACAGCTTTGAACCTGACCGTTAAAGATCAAATCTCTCTACTGAGAGAACAATGTCAAAGCTTGTCGTTCCGTCCACCTTCAGATCATCCATTTTACGTGTTATCTGTAATAccttgttttgaaattaccgATGACGTAATCGATACATGTGACGACAACACAACTAGCGAGGATATCAGACACAAATGTTCGACCATAGCAGCTCCCATTTGGATTGGAGGGTACTTCAAAAATACCTTCTGTGTTGAATGTTACTATTCTTCTCGTAAATATATCGACTACGAGGTTTTAGAGTATTGTACAGCTGCATTTGACCGCAGAGAAGAAATTCCGCCCGTTTTCGTGGCGCCGTGTCTCATACACATTGAAACCGGTGAAATGATATGTCCAACACCTGaacctcccccaccacccctcgTACCAATTTCTATAACCTTTAATTTTGGTGGTAATTCTGGTGGTATATCAATTtcaaaaaacaatgaaaagatCCAAGAAATATCTGTGACTTGTAACGTTGGACAGGTTTTTGATCCACTCGAGGCTAAGTGCAAACTATTAACATGTCCTAGTGGTTATGTCTTGAGAAGTTCACGATGCGTACAACTGCCAAATATTACTATAAATTCGTCAGAAGAATGTAATCACTATTCTATACATATGAAAGCTGACAACGTGAACTTTATCAACAATTCTTGTTTGGAGAACATGGAAACAACTTTTAATTGCCTACCAGCGGATTTGGTATTACTTTTACAAGCAAACATGGAACATTACAATACATCGTGCAGAATGACGAGCCAAGTACAGGTTGTTTTAGAAGTTGTCACGACTTCTTTAGAAATAATTGGAAGTCTCTTGGCAAAAGCTGGCAGTACATCTACGCAAAATTCAGATGCATGCAAAAGTTTGAACATTGTGGAGGTTTTGGCGTACTGTCCATCCAAAGCGGAGGACCCGACCCTATTTTGTGATTCGGAATGGTACAGTGAACCCCAGTGGAGAACATTTGGTAATATTACTGCTGGAAttcttttccaaaattcatcgGAAACTACTGACGTATCTCAAATAAAGATTCgacatttatttcaattttcatctACACATGGTAACATCTCATCAGAGGACATTTTAGTACAAAGATGCGTATTTAACTCTAGTGAAGTATCATTATGCCCGCTAATTTCACTCGATTCAAACGTCTTTCTCCCTTTGGAAAACGAGTCCAGTGTTTTAGTATATGCGGCAAATATATCGATTCAATTCACTCCAGATATGTATTCAATACAACAAAATGGTGACATACAGGTGTGTAACTTTTTGGAAGCCTCTGGCACCGTTGTGACTTATAGGTTTTTGCCTCAATATTCCCAAACACAAAGTATCCTGAGCACGGTTGGTATTTCTCTTTCGGTGATTGCACTGCTTTTAACATTGATCAGCTACTCCGTATTTCCTACATTAAGAACCAGACTAGCAAACATTATAATCATGACCCTTTGTGGTTGCCTTGTAGTGGCTCAGTTACTACTTATCTTCGCGGGTATTTCTACTCTTCATGGTACCTTATGTTCAGTAATATCTGGTCTTGGACATTTCTTTTGGCTGACTGCCTTCTCGTCTAGCTCAATATTAGGTTTTCTTATGAATCAGACTTTCAGTCtcagaaaccaaacattaaGAGGTGTAAAACCTTCCAAAAaatctatatttcttttcatactactgtgttttgttttgccaaGTATCATCAGTGGGACATTACTgattctttactctgtggatgAAGATGGCATTTACGGAATAGTGTATGGTTCTAACTCAGGATGCTGGATTGGTGGACCAAAGATTAACTTGTATGCCTTTGGTATTCCGGTTGCAGTGAGTGTTGTCATAAATATGATATTCTTCATAACCATAACCGTCTCCATTTGTATTCAAAAGAGAAGTAGTCGGAGAATCAGAAAGACCAAGGAGGAAAGCCACTTACGTGAATTGGTGATTTATTCAAAG